One window of the Zea mays cultivar B73 chromosome 3, Zm-B73-REFERENCE-NAM-5.0, whole genome shotgun sequence genome contains the following:
- the LOC103649691 gene encoding uncharacterized protein produces the protein MAIAGQCSSCYYTSPTLQLHRRHSHLPRQPQAARRARRPRLQVAAAADSGPIRAATDAEFFQPSDTRPIMLFDGVCNLCNGGVRFVREHDPNRSIRYVPLQSESGRKLLQRSGRSPDDISSVVLVEKDRSFIKSEAVLRIMEYLNLPFPQLAVFLKFVPLFLRDFAYDNVANNRIDTQSSPAFFSPNDSQSASVNDMVSSATYCAAMARLICDDEVEGRSDPLYIPLRMEQLEMTVWLDDATVMPSVLGLSGGAAMETPSTSAWLHRNRVMCLSALLVSRILVTRRWSQNEKASS, from the exons ATGGCAATCGCCGGGCAGTGCTCCTCCTGCTATTATACGTCACCCACCCTGCAGCTCCACCGACGTCACAGCCACCTGCCGCGGCAGCCCCAAGCCGCACGAAGAGCGCGGCGGCCGAGGTTGCAGGTGGCCGCAGCTGCCGACAGCGGGCCCATCAGGGCGGCCACGGACGCCGAGTTCTTCCAGCCTTCCGACACCAGGCCAATCATGCTCTTCGACG GCGTCTGCAACCTCTGCAACGGCGGCGTCCGCTTCGTGCgggagcacgaccccaacag GAGCATCAGGTACGTGCCGCTGCAGAGCGAGTCCGGGAGGAAGCTCCTGCAGAGGTCAGGGAGGTCCCCTGACGACATCTCCAGCGTTGTTCTCGTCGAGAAAGACAG GTCTTTCATCAAGTCTGAAGCGGTGCTGAGGATAATGGAGTACCTCAACCTGCCCTTCCCGCAGCTCGCCGTCTTCCTCAAGTTCGTCCCTCT GTTCCTGAGGGACTTCGCGTACGACAACGTTGCGAACAACAG GATCGATACGCAGTCATCTCCTGCATTTTTTTCCCCAAATGACAGTCAGTCAGCATCCGTGAACGACATGGTCAGTTCAGCTACGTATTGTGCTGCAATGGCGCGCTTAATTTGTGACGACGAAGTGGAAGGGCGTTCCGATCCTCTATATATACCGCTTCGGATGGAGCAGTTGGAGATGACGGTGTGGTTGGACGACGCCACGGTTATGCCGTCCGTGTTGGGGCTGTCGGGCGGCGCGGCGATGGAGACGCCGTCCACGAGCGCCTGGCTGCACCGGAACAGGGTCATGTGCTTGTCGGCGCTGTTGGTCAGCCGTATCCTCGTGACCCGTAGGTGGTCGCAGAACGAGAAGGCCAGCAGCTGA
- the LOC100283138 gene encoding flavonol sulfotransferase-like, with amino-acid sequence MSSSSVQQTAFPEQEADAEGETNPELYQHFANLVSSLPSSKGLSNNKFYRHGQGWHCSEVGIVGAMVTDACFSARPSDVIIATLPKSGTTWMKSLLYATVHRRERPVVGAAAADQHPLNSWGPHDLIKFFEYQLYTRDRVPDLDRLPDPRLFATHVPFVSLPSSVVATPGCKIVYVCRDPKDHLVSLWDFVNKYFRVKDGLEPLSVEAAAELFCAGLTPFGPYWDHVLGYWRAHRADPDKVLFFRYEEMQRDPAAHVRRLAEFVGLPFSSEEEDGGVVDAVVGLCSFERMRGMAPTKGGRTEFPIGVVPNSSFFRQGVVGDWVNHLSPEMARRIDAITADKFRGSGLVV; translated from the coding sequence atgtcttcttcctctgtCCAACAAACGGCCTTTCCCGAGCAAGAAGCCGATGCGGAAGGCGAAACGAACCCTGAGCTCTACCAGCATTTCGCCAACTTGGTCTCCTCCCTGCCGAGCTCCAAAGGCTTGTCCAACAACAAATTCTACCGCCACGGCCAAGGCTGGCACTGCAGCGAGGTGGGCATAGTGGGCGCCATGGTCACCGACGCGTGCTTCAGCGCGCGCCCGTCGGACGTCATCATCGCCACCCTGCCCAAGTCCGGCACCACGTGGATGAAGTCGCTCCTGTACGCCACCGTGCACCGGAGAGAGCGTCCCGTcgtcggcgccgccgccgccgaccagCATCCTCTCAACAGCTGGGGCCCCCACGACCTCATCAAGTTCTTCGAGTACCAGCTCTACACGCGGGACAGGGTCCCGGACCTGGACAGGCTCCCCGACCCTCGTCTCTTCGCGACGCACGTCCCTTTCGTGTCGCTGCCGAGCTCCGTGGTCGCCACGCCGGGCTGCAAGATCGTCTACGTGTGCCGCGACCCCAAGGACCACCTCGTCTCCCTGTGGGACTTCGTCAACAAATACTTCAGGGTCAAGGATGGGCTCGAGCCCCTCTCCGTGGAGGCCGCCGCCGAGCTGTTCTGCGCCGGCCTGACCCCGTTCGGGCCGTACTGGGACCACGTGCTCGGCTACTGGCGCGCGCACCGCGCGGACCCCGACAAGGTGCTCTTCTTCAGGTACGAGGAGATGCAGAGGGACCCCGCGGCGCACGTCCGCAGGCTGGCGGAGTTCGTCGGCCTCCCATTCAGCTCCGAGGAGGAGGACGGCGGCGTGGTGGATGCCGTCGTGGGGCTGTGCTCGTTCGAGCGCATGAGGGGCATGGCGCCGACCAAGGGTGGCAGGACTGAGTTCCCGATCGGCGTGGTGCCCAACAGCTCCTTTTTCCGGCAGGGCGTGGTGGGGGACTGGGTGAACCACCTGTCACCGGAAATGGCGCGCCGCATTGACGCGATCACTGCAGACAAGTTCAGGGGTTCGGGTCTCGTCGTCTAG